The Streptomyces tendae DNA segment GCGGCGCCGGGCCGACGATCTCCGGACCCCAGCGGGAGAGCCTGCCGCGTTCCCGGTCGGCGACGGCACGGACCGCGTGCAGGGCGGACGGCAGCAGCCACAGGCCCACCCCGACGAGGCAGGCCGCCGCGGTCAGGGCCAGCCACAGCGTCGCGAGCAGGGCGAGCAGTCCGGTGCCCAGGCCCCCGACGAGGTGCTCCAGCGCGTCCAGCGCCGCCCGGGCGCGGGCGGACCCGGCCCGGCGCCGCCCCGGCCGTACGTCCGCCGGGCGGTCGTGGGTCACCACCATCCGCACCTCCCAGGCACGGAGGATAGAACGCCCGGGCCGCGGCCCGCCGACGCGTCCGGCCGACGGGCGCCCACGGCCGGGGGGCGCGGGGCGGGTGCGGGCCCGGGCACGTGCGCTCACTCGCGGACGCCGATGCCTTCGACGGGGGCGGTGCGCAGGATCCGGCCGACCGGGAGCACCGTGGCCAGCAGCGCCAGCACGGCCGTCCCGCCCAGCAGGACCGCCCAGCCGGCGGCGGGCACATGGGGTACGCCCGCCCCGGTCACGGCACGGACGACCGAGGTGAGGGTGACGGCGGCGATCCCGGCCCCTATCAGCAGCGCCACGCCCAGCAGACCCGCCTGTTCGGCGTGCACCATCCGCCTGACCTGGCCGCGGGTGACGCCGGCCAGGCGCAGCAGGGACAGCTCCCGGGTGCGGGCCAGCGCCGCCATGACGAGGGTGTTGGCGGCGGCCAGGACCGCGTAGCCGACCAGCACGGCGACGAGCATCTTGTTGAGCCAGCCGCTGACGGCGACGTCCTCGGCGAGTGCGCCGGTCAGAGCGCCGGCGTCCACCAGCGCGCCGCCCGGGTGGCGGCGGGCCAGCCCGGCCAGGTCCCGCTCGGCCCCGGGGTCCGGGGCGGTGCGGACGAGGACCTGGTCGTCGAGGCCGGTGACGGTGTGCCCGGCGAGGGTGTCCCGGTGCAGGGTGACGTCGCCGAAGCCCCAGCCGCGCTCGTACAGGGCGACGACGCGCAGGGTGACGGGGGTGCCGTCGCCGAGCCACAGCCGGGCCCGGTCCCCCAGCCGCCAGCCGGCGGCGTCCGCCCGGGTGGTGGACACGGCGACGGTGTTCTCGCGCAGGTCTCCGAGGCTGCCGGACCGCACCCGCAGGTCCAGGGTCCGTTCCGCGCCCCGAGGGTCGATGCCCAGCGCGGGCACGGTCTGCGGCTCCAGCCGGTCGGGCACGACGACCGAGGTGCGGCGCACGCCGGTCGCGGCGAGCACCCCGGGGATCCGGCGGGCCTCGGCCGCGGCGGACGCGGGCAGTCCGGCGCCGGCGGTCAGCGCGTACTGGGCGAGGGTGCCGTCACGGCTCTGGGTGACCGTCTGCCGTTCGAGGTTGTCCTGGAGGAACCAGACGGTGCCGCCGAGGCCGACGGACAGCACCAGCGCGGTGAGCACGGCGACCATGCCGCGGGCATTGGCGCGCAGGTTGGCGGCGGCGAGGTACCCGCTGTTCCCCCACACGGCGCGCAGCACGGGCCCGAGCAGCCGGGCCGCCCCCTGGTTGATCCAGGGCGCGAGCAGGGCGACACCCAGTACGAACGTGTAGAGCATGCCCATCGCGGCGCCCAGCGCGCTCTGCCCGTCGGCGGCGCCGGTGAGGACGGTCAGGGAGGCCGCCCCGGCGAGGCACGCCAGCCCGCTCACCAGGCGCGCCCTGCTGCCGGAGCCGGGTTCCACGGCGGCCTCCCCGAGCGCCTCGGTGGGGCGGATCCGGGTCACGCGCAGCGCGGCGGTCCAGGCGGACAGCAGCGCCACGGCGGCGACGGCCACGGTGACGGCCGCGGCGGACAGCGCTCCGCCCTGGACGGCGAAGTTCTCCGGCACGAAGCCCCGGGAGACGAGTTCGCCGCGGACCAGGCCCGTGGCGAACAGCCCGGCCGGGACACCGACGACGGCGGCGAGCAGACCGAGCAGGCCGACCTCCGCGAGCAGCATCAGCCGTACCTGGCCCGGGGTGGCGGCGACGGCCCGCAGCAGGGCGAGGTCACGCCGCCGGTGCCGTACGGACAGGCCGACGGTCCCGGCGACCACGAAGCCGACGATCGCCGCCGCGTAACCGGCGAACGCGCCACCGGCGCCGAGCGTGGGGGCCCGCGCGGTGGCGGCCTCGGGCTCGGCGGCCAGTCCGCGCGCGTCACCGGTGTACGTGGTGGCGCCCGCGGCGTCGGCGATCCGGCGTACGGCGGCGAGGACGGTGTCCCGGTCGGCGTCCGGTGCGGTGAGGACGCCGATGGCGTCGAAGCGGCCCGGGTGCGGGTCCAGTGCGGCGGCGTGGGCGTCGGTGAAGAACAGCGCCGCGGGGCCGCTCGCCGTCCCGCCCGCGTCGACGACACCGCTGACCCGGTAGGTGCGGCTCACTCCGCCGGTGATCACCTGTGTGGTCCCGCCGGGGGCGAGCCCGGTGCCGTCGGCGATGCGGGCGTCGACGGCGACGTCCCGGTCCGAGCGCGGCGGGCCGCCGGCCACCAGCCGGTAAGGGGCCGGTGCGGCGCTCGACCAGCCGTGACCGGTGGTCGGCAGCTCCGGGGCGGCCGTCGTGGCCACCACGAGCCGGCGGTCGCCCACCGCGCGGGCCACGCCGGGCACCTCGGCCAGCTCGGCGGCCAGTGCCCCGGGGACGCTGCCCCGTTCGGGCAGGACCAGGGTGGTCCGCTCGGTCTCGCCGAACAGCGTCGGCCCGTCGACGGTCAGGTCCCGGTCGGCCACCACGGCGACCGCCGCCCCGTAGCCCCGCGGATCGCCCTTGTACCGCCACCCGGACTCCATGAGCAGGGCGCACGTCATCAGGACGGCGACCCCCACGGAGAGGGCGACGAACGTGGCGAGGAAGCCGCTCTTGCGGTACCGCAGTGTCTGCGCGGCCAGTCGGAGCACGCGTCAGCCCTCCCGGCTCGCCGCGGGCCGGCGGAGGCCCGGCATCGCGAGCTGTTCGGCGATCCGCTCGGGCCCGGACCGCTCCAGGTCCCGGACGATCCGCCCGTCGGCCAGGATCAGCACGCGGTCGGCGTAGGATGCCGCGACCGGGTCGTGGGTGACCATCACGACGGTCTGCCCGTACTGGTCGACGGCGGACCGCAGCAGGTCGAGGACGGCGGCGGCGGAGCGGGTGTCGAGGGCCCCGGTGGGCTCGTCGCAGAAGATCACCTCCGGCCGGGTGACCAGGGCCCGGGCGATCGCGGCGCGCTGCTGCTGGCCGCCGGAGAGCTGTGCGGGCCGGTGCCCGAGCCGCTCGCCCAGGCCGACCCGCCGGATCACCTCGTCGACCCAGGCGGGGTCCGGCCGCCGGCCCGACAGCCGGGACGGCAGCAGGATGTTCTGCTCCACGTTCAGCGCGCCCACCAGGTTGAACGCCTGGAACACGAACCCGACCCGGGCGCGCCGCAGTTCGGTGAGCCGCTTCTCCGACATCGACGACAGGTCGGTGTCCCCGATCCGCACCCGCCCGGAGTCCGGCCGGTCCAGCCCGGCCGCGCAGTGCAGCAGCGTGCTCTTGCCTGATCCGGAGGGCCCCATCACGGCGGTCGCGGTGCCGCGCGGGAACACGGCGCTCACGTCGTCGAGCGCCACGACCGGCTGTTCACCGCCGTAGGTCTTGCGCACGCGCTCGAGGCCGACGGCGACGCCGTCCGGGGTCAGTGCCATGGTGGGCCTTCCGGGTGAAGCTGTGCGGGACCCCACCGACGCTAGAGGGGCGGCGGCCCGCCGCCCATGCAGCCGGCGACCGGCTTCAGGTGGTGCAGGCGCTACCGTCCGGGGCCTTGGTGATCGAGTGGTGGCCTCCGGGGGGCGCGCGTACGGTCGTACGGTGGACTCCCGGAAGGGCGACCCGATATGACCGAAAGTCCGCGACCGGCGGCCTCCGCGCAGGACACCGCCCAGGGCGGCCGCGGCGGCGGCAACGCGATGGCCCTGTTCGTCATCGCCTCGTGTCAGCTGATGGTGGTGCTCGACATCACCATCGTGAACATCGCGCTGCCGCACATCCAGCGCGACCTCGACTTCTCGACCACCGGTCTGTCGTGGGTGGTCAACGCCTACACCCTCACGTTCGGCGGCCTGTTGCTGCTGGGCGGCCGGGCCGGTGACATCCTCGGCAGACGGCGGGTGTTCATCTTCGGTGTGCTGCTCTTCGTGCTGGCGTCGCTGCTGGGCGGGCTGGCGCAGAACTCGGGTCAGTTGCTGGCGGCCCGGGCGCTGCAGGGTGTGGGCGGCGCCATCGCCTCCCCGACCTCCCTCGCACTGATCAGCACGACCTTCCGTGAGGGGCCGGAACGCAACCGCGCCTTCGGCGTGTTCGCCGCGGTCTCGGCGGGCGGCGGCGCGATCGGCCTGCTGGCGGGCGGCGTCCTCGTCGAGTGGCTGAACTGGCGGTGGGTGCTGTTCGTCAACGTCCCGATCGGTCTGCTCATCGCCTTCGCCACCCCGCGCTGGATCAAGGAGTCCGAACGCCACCCGGGCCGCTTCGACTTCACCGGCGCGCTGATGTCCACCGCGGGCATGGTGCTGCTGGTGTACGGGTTCATCAGGGCCGGGCAGGACGGCTGGCGGGACCCGCTCACCCTGGCCTCGTTCGCGGTGGCGGTCGTGGTCCTGGTGGGGTTCGTCATGGTCGAGCGGAGATCACGGCAGCCGATCACGCCGTTGCACATGTTCGCGGACCGCAATCGCGCGGGCACCTACGGGATCATGCTGTTCCTGGCGGCGGCGCTGTTCGGCATGTTCTTCTTCCTGACGCTGTTCGTGCAGAACGTGCTGGGGTTCAGCCCCCTGCGGGCCGGTCTCGCCTTCCTCCCGGTGAGCGCGGTCATCGCGATCGGGGCCGGGCTGGCCTCGCGGTTCCTGCCGGTGTACGGGCCCAAGCCGTTCATGGTGGGCGGCGGCCTCCTGGCGGCGGCGGGCCTGGGCTGGCTGACCCTCACGGACGTGCACTCCACGTACGCCGGCAGTGTGCTCGGTCCGATGCTGGTCTTCAGCCTCGGCATGGGCATGGAGTTCGTGTCGCTGACCCTGATGGCGCTGTCCAACGTGCCCGTGCAGGAGACCGGCGCCGCCTCGGGTCTGCTCAACGCCACCCAGCAGGTCGGCGGTTCCCTGGGGCTGTCCATCCTGGTGACGATGTACGGCACCGCCAGCCGGAACGAGGCGGAGAAACAGGTCCCGCGTTTCCTGGAACAGGCGACCCCGGCCGAGCGGCTGCAGTTCCAGCGCACGGGTGAACTGCCCGCGCCGTGGGGCGCCGAGGTGCTCACCTCCGGGGTCTCCGCCGCGTTCGTCACGGCGGCGGTCTTCGCCGGCCTGGCCGCGCTGGTCGCGGTGGTGGCGATCCAGGTCCGTCCCTCGGACCTGGAACGCCTCCAGGGCGGCGGGGCGGGCGCCCCGCCGGGGTGAGGCCACGCCGTCGGTCGGTGTGACGCGCCCGGCGAGCGGTTCTCGTCGCGCGGTCAGCGCCCCTTGCGGGGCAGACGCAGGTCGGCGACGACCGGTCGGTGGTCCGACGCGTCGGTCTCCGGGACGCGGGCACCGGTCACGGCGACGCCGTGCGAGACGGTGATCAGGTCGATGCGCTTCTCCGGTTCGATCGCCGGGTAGGTGGGGCCGGCGTCGGGGGCGGCGTCCCGCAGGGTGTGCCACAGCGGCGCCAACTCGGGTGCCGACGCCTCGGCGTTGAAGTCACCGACCAGAATCCGCGGTCCCCGGTCGGCGGCCAGCACCTCCAGCATGTCGTCCACCTGGGCGGCGCGGATCGACGGGTCGGCCCGGTAGTCGAGGTGCGTGGTGTAGACGTGCGTGGGTACGCCCTTCACCCGGATCACCACTTCGGCGAAGCCCGGCGCCGGGGCGGGCACCGGGTCGGGTGTCTGGGTGGACAGACGGGTGATCTCGTGGTTCTCGGCGTACAGCACCGGGTGGCGGCTCAGTACGGCCACCCCGTACTGCCGGCGCTCACCGTCCTCGACGGCCGGGTCGAGGTCGTAGATCGGCGCGAAGAACACCCGCATGCGCAGCCTCCCGGCGAGCGCGCGGGCCTCGTCGGCGAACGCGCTGCGGTCGCCCCAGTGCACGTCGACCTCCTGGAGCCCGATGACGTCGGCGCGCAGGCCACGCAGGGCGGCGGCGGTGCGGTCGAGGTCAAAGACCTGGTCCTCCCCCGCCCCCGCGTGGATGTTGTACGTCGCGACGCGGAGTGGCACGGAACCGGACGCGGATGCCTCCTCCGCAGCGGCGGCCGGCGCCGCGGCGAGCGACAGGACGGCGGCGAGGAGCACGGCGACGGCGCGGGCGGGGCGGGCGGGAGGTCTGGAACCGGGCTGCATGCCTTCTCCT contains these protein-coding regions:
- a CDS encoding FtsX-like permease family protein produces the protein MLRLAAQTLRYRKSGFLATFVALSVGVAVLMTCALLMESGWRYKGDPRGYGAAVAVVADRDLTVDGPTLFGETERTTLVLPERGSVPGALAAELAEVPGVARAVGDRRLVVATTAAPELPTTGHGWSSAAPAPYRLVAGGPPRSDRDVAVDARIADGTGLAPGGTTQVITGGVSRTYRVSGVVDAGGTASGPAALFFTDAHAAALDPHPGRFDAIGVLTAPDADRDTVLAAVRRIADAAGATTYTGDARGLAAEPEAATARAPTLGAGGAFAGYAAAIVGFVVAGTVGLSVRHRRRDLALLRAVAATPGQVRLMLLAEVGLLGLLAAVVGVPAGLFATGLVRGELVSRGFVPENFAVQGGALSAAAVTVAVAAVALLSAWTAALRVTRIRPTEALGEAAVEPGSGSRARLVSGLACLAGAASLTVLTGAADGQSALGAAMGMLYTFVLGVALLAPWINQGAARLLGPVLRAVWGNSGYLAAANLRANARGMVAVLTALVLSVGLGGTVWFLQDNLERQTVTQSRDGTLAQYALTAGAGLPASAAAEARRIPGVLAATGVRRTSVVVPDRLEPQTVPALGIDPRGAERTLDLRVRSGSLGDLRENTVAVSTTRADAAGWRLGDRARLWLGDGTPVTLRVVALYERGWGFGDVTLHRDTLAGHTVTGLDDQVLVRTAPDPGAERDLAGLARRHPGGALVDAGALTGALAEDVAVSGWLNKMLVAVLVGYAVLAAANTLVMAALARTRELSLLRLAGVTRGQVRRMVHAEQAGLLGVALLIGAGIAAVTLTSVVRAVTGAGVPHVPAAGWAVLLGGTAVLALLATVLPVGRILRTAPVEGIGVRE
- a CDS encoding ABC transporter ATP-binding protein, whose amino-acid sequence is MALTPDGVAVGLERVRKTYGGEQPVVALDDVSAVFPRGTATAVMGPSGSGKSTLLHCAAGLDRPDSGRVRIGDTDLSSMSEKRLTELRRARVGFVFQAFNLVGALNVEQNILLPSRLSGRRPDPAWVDEVIRRVGLGERLGHRPAQLSGGQQQRAAIARALVTRPEVIFCDEPTGALDTRSAAAVLDLLRSAVDQYGQTVVMVTHDPVAASYADRVLILADGRIVRDLERSGPERIAEQLAMPGLRRPAASREG
- a CDS encoding MFS transporter gives rise to the protein MALFVIASCQLMVVLDITIVNIALPHIQRDLDFSTTGLSWVVNAYTLTFGGLLLLGGRAGDILGRRRVFIFGVLLFVLASLLGGLAQNSGQLLAARALQGVGGAIASPTSLALISTTFREGPERNRAFGVFAAVSAGGGAIGLLAGGVLVEWLNWRWVLFVNVPIGLLIAFATPRWIKESERHPGRFDFTGALMSTAGMVLLVYGFIRAGQDGWRDPLTLASFAVAVVVLVGFVMVERRSRQPITPLHMFADRNRAGTYGIMLFLAAALFGMFFFLTLFVQNVLGFSPLRAGLAFLPVSAVIAIGAGLASRFLPVYGPKPFMVGGGLLAAAGLGWLTLTDVHSTYAGSVLGPMLVFSLGMGMEFVSLTLMALSNVPVQETGAASGLLNATQQVGGSLGLSILVTMYGTASRNEAEKQVPRFLEQATPAERLQFQRTGELPAPWGAEVLTSGVSAAFVTAAVFAGLAALVAVVAIQVRPSDLERLQGGGAGAPPG
- a CDS encoding endonuclease/exonuclease/phosphatase family protein; translated protein: MQPGSRPPARPARAVAVLLAAVLSLAAAPAAAAEEASASGSVPLRVATYNIHAGAGEDQVFDLDRTAAALRGLRADVIGLQEVDVHWGDRSAFADEARALAGRLRMRVFFAPIYDLDPAVEDGERRQYGVAVLSRHPVLYAENHEITRLSTQTPDPVPAPAPGFAEVVIRVKGVPTHVYTTHLDYRADPSIRAAQVDDMLEVLAADRGPRILVGDFNAEASAPELAPLWHTLRDAAPDAGPTYPAIEPEKRIDLITVSHGVAVTGARVPETDASDHRPVVADLRLPRKGR